In the Magnolia sinica isolate HGM2019 chromosome 15, MsV1, whole genome shotgun sequence genome, one interval contains:
- the LOC131226789 gene encoding 15-cis-phytoene desaturase, chloroplastic/chromoplastic yields the protein MSIIGSVSALNSSYSIHIRNRCNSHSIQSCFFSIDSECNSQLAFRGSASMDHRLRTPTPWLMRTRPRQEVSRLKVVCMDYPRPELDNTVNFLEAAYLSSTFRTSARPNKPLQVVIAGAGLAGLSTAKYLADAGHQPILLEARDVLGGKVAAWKDDDGDWYETGLHIFFGAYPNIQNLFGELGINDRLQWKEHSMIFAMPNKPGEFSRFDFPEVLPAPLNGIWAILKNNEMLTWPEKVRFAIGLLPAMAGGQAYVEAQDGLTVKEWMKKQGVPDRVNDEVFIAMSKALNFINPDELSMQCILIALNRFLQEKHGSKMAFLDGNPPERLCMPIVDHIRSLGGQVQLNSRIQKIELNYDGTVKHFVLSNGSIIEGDVYVIATPVDILKLLLPQEWKEIPYFKRLEKLVGVPVINVHIWFDRKLKNTYDHLLFSRSNLLSVYADMSVTCKEYYDPNRSMLELVFAPAEEWIGRTDAEIIEATMKELARLFPDEIAADQSKAKILKYHVVKTPRSVYKTVPNCEPCRPLQRSPIEGFYLTGDYTKQKYLASMEGAVLSGKLCAQAIVQDCDLLVSRAQRNTAAEASIA from the exons ATGAGTATCATCGGATCTGTCTCTGCCTTGAATTCAAGCTATTCAATTCATATAAGGAACCGATGTAATTCACATTCCATTCAAAGTTGTTTTTTCAGTATAGATTCTGAATGTAACAGTCAACTAGCATTCAGAGGCAGTGCTTCCATGGATCACCGTCTGAGAACACCGACTCCATGGCTGATGAGAACACGGCCAAGGCAGGAAGTCAGCCGTTTGAAG GTTGTTTGTATGGACTATCCGAGACCAGAGCTCGATAATACTGTTAATTTCTTAGAAGCTGCTTATTTATCTTCAACTTTTCGTACTTCAGCGCGTCCGAATAAACCATTACAAGTTGTAATTGCCGGAGCAG GTTTGGCTGGACTGTCAACGGCAAAATATCTTGCGGATGCAGGACATCAGCCCATATTGTTGGAGGCAAGAGATGTTCTGGGTGGAAAG GTGGCTGCATGGAAGGATGATGATGGAGACTGGTATGAGACAGGCCTGCACATATTTT TTGGAGCTTATCCCAACATCCAGAACTTGTTCGGCGAACTTGGTATAAATGATCGTTTGCAGTGGAAGGAGCACTCTATGATTTTTGCAATGCCAAATAAGCCAGGAGAGTTCAGCCGCTTTGATTTTCCTGAAGTTCTCCCTGCACCGTTAAACG GGATCTGGGCCATCTTAAAGAATAATGAAATGCTGACGTGGCCAGAAAAAGTGCGTTTTGCTATTGGTCTGTTGCCAGCAATGGCTGGCGGACAGGCTTATGTTGAGGCTCAGGATGGTTTAACGGTTAAAGAATGGATGAAAAAGCAG GGTGTACCAGATCGAGTTAATGATGAGGTTTTTATTGCCATGTCAAAAGCTCTGAACTTCATCAACCCAGATGAGCTTTCCATGCAGTGCATTCTGATTGCTTTGAACCGTTTTCTTCAG GAAAAGCATGGCTCCAAGATGGCCTTCTTAGATGGTAACCCTCCTGAGAGGCTATGCATGCCAATCGTTGATCATATCCGATCATTAGGTGGTCAAGTCCAACTTAATTCCCGAATACAAAAAATCGAGCTGAACTATGATGGAACGGTGAAGCATTTTGTTCTCAGTAATGGGAGTATAATCGAAGGAGATGTCTATGTAATTGCGACACCAG TTGACATCCTAAAGCTTCTTTTGCCTCAAGAGTGGAAAGAAATTCCTTATTTCAAGAGATTGGAGAAATTAGTTGGAGTTCCGGTGATTAATGTTCACATATG GTTTGACAGGAAGCTGAAAAACACATATGATCATCTACTTTTCAGCAG AAGTAATCTTTTGAGTGTATATGCAGACATGTCAGTGACATGCAAG GAGTATTACGATCCCAACCGCTCCATGCTGGAATTGGTTTTTGCACCTGCGGAAGAATGGATTGGACGCACTGATGCTGAAATTATTGAAGCTACTATGAAAGAGCTTGCGAGACTCTTTCCCGATGAAATCGCTGCTGATCAAAGCAAAGCCAAGATTCTTAAATACCATGTGGTTAAAACGCCACG GTCAGTTTACAAAACCGTGCCTAATTGTGAACCATGCCGTCCTCTGCAAAGATCCCCAATAGAAGGGTTTTATTTGACTGGTGACTACACAAAGCAGAAGTATTTGGCTTCCATGGAGGGTGCTGTTCTATCAGGGAAGCTCTGCGCGCAGGCTATTGTTCAG GACTGTGACTTACTGGTCTCTCGTGCCCAAAGAAACACAGCTGCAGAGGCAAGTATTGCTTAG